One stretch of Miscanthus floridulus cultivar M001 chromosome 18, ASM1932011v1, whole genome shotgun sequence DNA includes these proteins:
- the LOC136521474 gene encoding aspartyl protease family protein At5g10770-like yields MAAYWILHLALLLLSITSQQVLAARPQDRHTISVQSLLSSSMCSSASAAPAGSTLQIVRRACLQTGDHEIVPDHHDTTAILHRDRHRVQSIHRRLTGAETTATSIPARLGLAFQSLEYVVTIGIGTPARNFTVLFDTGSDLTWVQCLPCPDSSCYHQEEPLFDPSKSSTYVNISCSAPECHIGGAQQTSCGGTSCQYSVKYGDQSVTRGSLAEETFTLSPLAPPATGVVFGCSHEYISGFNDRDMGVAGLLGLGRGDSSILSQARQGNSGGGVFSYCLPPRGSSTGYLTIGAAAPQQSNLSFTPLITTISQLSFAYVVNLAGISVNGAAVPIPASAFSLGAIIDSGTVATHMPAAAYYPLRDEFRRHMGGYKMLPEGSVEFLDTCYDVTGQNVVTAPRVALEFGGGARIDVDASGILFVFPVADDSGPSLMLACLAFVPTNSPGLVIVGNMQQRAYNVVFDVDGGRIGFGPNGCS; encoded by the exons ATGGCTGCTTACTGGATCCTGCATTTGGCACTACTCCTCCTATCCATCACCTCTCAGCAGGTTCTCGCGGCGAGGCCGCAGGACCGCCATACCATCAGCGTCCAGTCTCTGCTGTCTAGCTCGATGTGTTCTTCGGCATCTGCTGCTCCAG CTGGAAGCACCCTCCAAATCGTCCGCCGCGCGTGCCTGCAAACCGGCGACCACGAGATAGTGCCGGACCACCACGACACTACTGCCATCCTGCACCGAGACCGCCACCGAGTCCAGTCCATCCACCGACGCCTCACCGGGGCGGAGACCACAGCCACCAGCATCCCCGCCCGTCTCGGCCTCGCCTTCCAGAGTCTCGAGTACGTGGTCACCATCGGCATCGGAACCCCAGCGCGCAACTTCACGGTCCTCTTCGACACCGGCAGCGACCTCACCTGGGTGCAGTGCCTGCCGTGCCCCGACTCCTCCTGCTATCACCAGGAAGAACCCTTGTTCGACCCGAGTAAGTCTTCCACGTACGTCAACATCTCGTGCAGCGCGCCGGAGTGCCACATCGGTGGCGCCCAGCAAACCAGCTGCGGGGGGACCTCGTGCCAGTACAGCGTCAAGTATGGTGACCAATCTGTGACTCGGGGTAGCCTCGCCGAGGAGACTTTTACTTTGTCGCCGCTAGCGCCGCCTGCCACCGGAGTCGTGTTTGGGTGCAGCCATGAGTATATTTCTGGCTTCAACGACAGGGACATGGGTGTCGCCGGTCTGCTTGGTCTAGGCCGGGGCGACTCGTCCATCCTCTCGCAGGCACGCCAGGGCAACAGCGGAGGCGGCGTGTTCTCCTACTGCCTCCCTCCACGCGGGAGCTCCACGGGATACCTCACAATTGGCGCCGCCGCTCCTCAGCAGTCGAACCTGTCTTTCACGCCTCTGATAACCACTATCTCTCAGCTGAGCTTTGCGTACGTGGTGAACCTCGCCGGCATCTCCGTCAACGGTGCGGCCGTGCCTATACCGGCGTCGGCTTTCTCCCTGGGGGCGATCATCGACTCCGGCACGGTGGCCACGCACATGCCGGCCGCCGCGTACTACCCGCTGCGCGACGAGTTCAGGCGCCACATGGGCGGTTACAAGATGCTGCCGGAGGGGTCCGTGGAATTTCTGGACACGTGCTACGACGTGACGGGGCAGAACGTCGTGACGGCGCCGCGGGTGGCGCTCGAGTTTGGTGGCGGCGCGAGGATCGACGTGGACGCGTCTGGGATTCTATTTGTGTTCCCGGTAGCAGATGACTCAGGGCCATCCCTGATGCTCGCGTGCTTGGCCTTCGTGCCCACGAATTCGCCGGGTCTCGTCATCGTCGGTAACATGCAGCAGAGGGCGTACAACGTCGTGTTCGATGTGGATGGAGGGAGGATTGGATTCGGACCAAACGGATGCAGTTGA
- the LOC136523922 gene encoding aspartyl protease family protein At5g10770-like, translating into MSVPATQNVVASFPGLFEYTVLAGYGTPAQQLPLFFDVSGLSDIRCKPCFSRSSGGEPCDVGFDPSKSSSFRSVQCGSPDCGYSCSTGGSCTTTFQNSTFVFGNGTVVMDTLTLSPSATFDNFAVVCLQLDNDLFTDDVAIGNIDLSLSRHSLATRVLNSSPPGTAAFSYCLPADTDSHGFLTIAPALSDYSGHAGVKYVPLVTNPTGPNFYFVDLVAIAINGKDLPFPPALFRGNGTLIDSQAAFTYLNPPIYAALRDEFRKAMAQYPPAPAFSDLDTCYNFTLTEYIYLPNITFRFGNGETMDLDDRQFMYFFREHLTDDFPFGCLAFAAAPDENFPWNFIGTQVQRTKEIVYDVRGGKVAFVPSRCGLR; encoded by the coding sequence ATGTCCGTCCCCGCCACACAGAACGTCGTCGCCAGCTTCCCCGGATTGTTCGAGTACACGGTCCTCGCTGGTTACGGCACTCCAGCGCAGCAGCTCCCCCTGTTTTTTGACGTCAGCGGCCTGTCTGACATTCGGTGCAAGCCGTGCTTCTCTCGGTCGTCCGGAGGGGAGCCGTGCGACGTGGGGTTCGACCCTTCCAAGTCGTCCTCGTTCCGCAGCGTGCAGTGCGGCTCGCCGGACTGTGGGTACTCGTGCTCTACTGGTGGATCGTGCACTACCACGTTCCAGAACTCGACTTTCGTGTTCGGTAACGGCACCGTCGTTATGGACACCCTCACGCTCTCGCCGTCGGCAACCTTCGACAACTTCGCCGTCGTCTGCTTGCAGCTCGACAACGACTTGTTCACCGACGACGTGGCCATTGGTAACATCGACCTCAGCCTCAGTCGCCACTCGCTGGCGACCCGTGTGCTGAACTCCTCACCCCCCGGCACGGCGGCGTTCTCGTACTGCCTCCCAGCGGACACCGACTCCCACGGCTTCCTCACCATTGCTCCAGCTCTATCTGACTACTCCGGCCACGCCGGCGTCAAGTACGTGCCGCTGGTGACCAACCCGACTGGGCCCAACTTCTACTTCGTCGACCTCGTTGCCATCGCCATCAACGGCAAGGACCTTCCGTTCCCGCCAGCCTTGTTCAGGGGCAATGGGACGCTGATCGACTCGCAGGCGGCGTTCACCTACCTGAACCCGCCCATCTACGCTGCTCTCCGCGACGAGTTCAGGAAGGCGATGGCGCAGTACCCACCGGCGCCTGCGTTCAGCGATCTTGACACGTGCTACAACTTCACCTTGACCGAGTACATCTACCTCCCGAACATCACTTTCAGGTTCGGGAACGGCGAGACCATGGACCTCGACGACAGGCAGTTCATGTACTTCTTCCGCGAGCACCTCACCGACGACTTCCCCTTCGGGTGCCTCGCGTTCGCGGCAGCACCCGACGAGAATTTCCCCTGGAACTTCATTGGAACCCAGGTGCAGCGGACCAAGGAAATCGTCTACGACGTACGCGGTGGCAAGGTTGCCTTTGTCCCCAGCCGTTGCGGCTTGCGTTGA